In the Brettanomyces nanus chromosome 1, complete sequence genome, GTCTGGAAAATACGAGGAGAAGGCCCTTAAGGTTCCGCCGATGGCAAGAATTGTCAAGACAAGTGTTCTTTATACGTTGATTATTAAGCCTAACCAAGATTTTGAGATTAGAATCGATGGTGATGTTGTTAAAGCAGGTTCTCTATTGGATCCTCGCTACTTTGAATTGAACCCACCAAAGGAGATTGTCGATAAGCATGATAAAAAGCCTAAGAATTGGGTTGATGAGGAGTTCATTCGGGATCCGAATGCTGTTAAACCTGAAAACTGGGACGAGGATGCCCCCTACATGATTGCAGATCCTTCTGCCACTAAGCCAAATGATTGGGATGAAGATACCCCCGTTTCAATTCTAGATCCCGAGGCTAGCCAGCCTTCATACTGGgacgacgaagaagatggcGAATGGGAAGCACCTTTAATTGCCAATCCGGAATGTAAAGACCATGGCTGTGGAGTTTGGAATATTCCTAAAGTAAAAAATCCTAACTTCAAGGGTAAATGGTTCCCACCTATGGTCAAAAATCCCGCTTACAAGGGAGAATGGGAGCCAAGAACCATTGTTAATCCCAAATTCTATGACGATAAAACACCTTCCAATCTGGAGCCAATTGGAGCCCTCGGGTTTGAACTATGGACCGTGACGGATTCGATATTGTTTGATAATATATATCTTGGACattccattgaagaagcagaagatatCGGTAACTCTACATTCCTCCCCAAGGTGGAGTTAGAGGATCAAGAGTCTGCAGCAAGTGCTCCAAAAGCCAAATACGAGCCGGAGAACCCTGTGGAGACCGAATGGGAGCCGGAACCTTGGTATTCCACCATGTTTGACTCTGTTGTTGGCAAAGCATTCGTCTTTTTGAACAGTGCTAACAGCTACCTGCTAAATTTAATGTCAGATCCTGTTCATACCTTGTCAAATAGACCTGGCGAAGCTGTTCTTTACTCGTCGGTGCTTGTcagtttcttctcaatggTGTTTGCATTTTGGTCTGCGTTATTGTATTTGATTACTGGAGGTGAGAGAAATTCTAATACACCTGCAGCAGTAAAGTCTCCAAAGACTGAGCCCAAAGAGGCTGTAGGAGAGTCTTCCAAGCCTACGGAGTCTGAGAAAAATGAAACCACCGCCGTCAAGCGCCAGTAATTTTGTATTTAGGCTGTAAATAAATaatccttctttctgcatctttCCTTAACTGTCTGAGCATTTCGTACCACCATATTCCAGAAGTTCACCTTCCCACACTGACAACACTTTCCCCGTATAGGAAGCACAGGAGCCATCTCCTGCGTCGGATTTTCTAACATGATAAGTTTGCTCCAGCATGCACAGTGGTAAATTGCTGTGCATTCCTTATGAAAGCAGAAGCATATCACATCAGATTCCACATCTAGAGGCATTTCGCAAATACAGCATAGatgctgctcctgctgTTGCTT is a window encoding:
- a CDS encoding uncharacterized protein (BUSCO:EOG093432V7), yielding MKLISAAVAGCVFSSVALAIDHPQFKPYTKTLSEDSFFEQFDLSENKWRVSHAKKDGELSYSGKWEIEESTVNIGFKGDKGLVVKSEAALHAISVPLPKVFDNKDNTLVLQYEVKLQKGLDCGGAYIKLLDANGAPDLEENEFNNETPYQVMFGPDKCGSVNKVHFILRRKNPQSGKYEEKALKVPPMARIVKTSVLYTLIIKPNQDFEIRIDGDVVKAGSLLDPRYFELNPPKEIVDKHDKKPKNWVDEEFIRDPNAVKPENWDEDAPYMIADPSATKPNDWDEDTPVSILDPEASQPSYWDDEEDGEWEAPLIANPECKDHGCGVWNIPKVKNPNFKGKWFPPMVKNPAYKGEWEPRTIVNPKFYDDKTPSNLEPIGALGFELWTVTDSILFDNIYLGHSIEEAEDIGNSTFLPKVELEDQESAASAPKAKYEPENPVETEWEPEPWYSTMFDSVVGKAFVFLNSANSYLLNLMSDPVHTLSNRPGEAVLYSSVLVSFFSMVFAFWSALLYLITGGERNSNTPAAVKSPKTEPKEAVGESSKPTESEKNETTAVKRQ